GCGGGATACCGAAAGACAAAGTCGCTGTCGCTGAGCGGTTTTTGAAACTCCACGCGGTCAAAACGGATGCGGTACTTTTCTGAGCCTTCTTTGTTGTACATCGCAGTTTCTAACGCAAACGCATAATCGGCCTGTACTGCCGCGCGCCATTCGAAGCTAAAAGGCGATTTGGCAAAGTCTGAATTCGGAAAATACCTGACGCCGGTTGTCTTTTGCCCGGCGACTAAACTATCATCGATCTGGTTGATGTCATAGAGTGCCACATGCCAGTCATATTCGCGTTCGAGCCATTGCATCTGTTCAGCCGCCGTGAGCTCTCGCAGGTTGCGGTAGCGTATACCGAATGCAGTCTTTGGAAAATACGTCGAAAGTGTGCCCTTCGCATACTGCAACGTGTCACCCGTCTGCGTCGCTTTGGTCATAACCGCAGCCGGTTCAGCACGCCAGCTAATCTGTGTGGTCTGCGGTTTTGCAGCGACACCTGTCTCAGTGTACGTGCCCGCAAAACTTGCGAGCGACCACATGCGCCGCAGAATGGTCTTGCGTTCGAGCTGTCGCACCGGGTTCGTGCAGCCTGCGCCCGTGAACAAAATGCACAGGGCGATACCTGTGCGAAGCTTCAAACAACAATTCATAGAAACCACCTTGGCTTTAGAATCGCCAACACAAACAGCGCCAGCGCCGCAAACAGAAGAATGACCGCAATCAATGCGGATGTTCTCTGTGCTGAATACGGTCTTGGAGAAGCCGGCCGGCGCGCGAGGCCACGCAGAAATTGCCATGGCCCCCAAAGCTGAACAGCTACGATCTCACCGCGCGGCGCGGGGTCATGAATGCCGAAATCAACAGCGGTCTTTTCGGCTGCAAAAGTACCAAACAGCTTGTCCCAGATAATCAGCACGCCGGCGAAGTTCTTATCGAGATATTCGGGGTTCATGCCGTGGTGTACCCGGTGGTGTGAAGGCGTGTTGAATATGAGTCCGAAGGCACGCGGCAGATTCAACAACTGGGTGTGCATCAGAAACTGGTAGGTCAGCGACGCAGCCTGAACCGCCAAAATATGCGCGGGAGCAAAGCCGGCAAAGGCGAGCGGCAACCAGAAGACCATACCCAAAAAGGGCAGCCAGGTTTGCCTGAGGCCCACGGATAAATTAAACTCATTCGACGAATGGTGCACGACGTGAGACATCCACAAAATGCCGAGCTTATGGCTGAGGAGATGAAACCAGTAGAAGCAGAAGTCGTCGGCCAGAAACAGCAGCAGCCAGTACCACCCTGTGGGCCTGAGCCTGACCACCGCAAACTCGAGCTGTAGCCAGACGATCAGCAGGTATTCTGTATACCCGTAGATCGCGGCTATGATGAGGTAGATTGTATAGTCGGCGACGTTCGTGAGCGTGCCTGTCAGGCTGTAGACGCGCTGGCGCAATGCGAGCGAAAGCAGCCACTCGCCGAGCACGAGAGCATTGACCGTTAAGAGAGTTAAGACTGCTGTCTGTTGCCAGGGCATAGCAGCGCATCTTCGTCGGGGCGCTGCAAGACCCGCCGCCAGGTTTATTGATGGCGTAAAGAGAGAAAAAAGTCTGGCACCCTATGGATTCTGAAATTGAACGATTGACCGGCATCGGCCGCGACCGCGCGCTCAGAATCGACGCAGTGAACCTCTACGAGCGGCTTGGGCCAGAAACATTCAAGAAACTCAGCCACGAATTCTACAATCGTGTGTTCAATGATACAGAGCAGTGGTTTCGCAACATCTTCAAAAACAGCACAATCGAAGAGGCGATTCAGAACCAGATGGAATTTTTCATGCAGCGACTCGGCGGGCCACCGCTCTATTCTGAGCGCAAGGGCCACCCGGCGCTCATCATGCGCCATCTCAAATTCAATATGTCACTCAAAGCGACTGAACGTTGGGTTTACCACATGCAGAACGCATTGGACGCAGTAACCGAAATCGATGCCGATT
The sequence above is a segment of the Turneriella parva DSM 21527 genome. Coding sequences within it:
- a CDS encoding sterol desaturase family protein — its product is MPWQQTAVLTLLTVNALVLGEWLLSLALRQRVYSLTGTLTNVADYTIYLIIAAIYGYTEYLLIVWLQLEFAVVRLRPTGWYWLLLFLADDFCFYWFHLLSHKLGILWMSHVVHHSSNEFNLSVGLRQTWLPFLGMVFWLPLAFAGFAPAHILAVQAASLTYQFLMHTQLLNLPRAFGLIFNTPSHHRVHHGMNPEYLDKNFAGVLIIWDKLFGTFAAEKTAVDFGIHDPAPRGEIVAVQLWGPWQFLRGLARRPASPRPYSAQRTSALIAVILLFAALALFVLAILKPRWFL
- a CDS encoding truncated hemoglobin family protein translates to MDSEIERLTGIGRDRALRIDAVNLYERLGPETFKKLSHEFYNRVFNDTEQWFRNIFKNSTIEEAIQNQMEFFMQRLGGPPLYSERKGHPALIMRHLKFNMSLKATERWVYHMQNALDAVTEIDADSKSRMIDFFTHTAYFLHLGVTSRSPRP